A window from Thermoplasmata archaeon encodes these proteins:
- a CDS encoding right-handed parallel beta-helix repeat-containing protein, which yields MLSKIRIFGIGIVLFAIFWGFVAMPTVSASPGETSRIKISELRPHSPITIEKDSDFNFANGVVSGSGTEWDPYIIEGWEIFGSDDPQNYDTAIQILPTKKYFLIRNCVIHFGYIGIRLGSCSHAIIENNTIIDTRRFGIDLAGCSDIVCKNNHILNHKGYACIELEVWHGNNGNIPCEDVRIFSNIFEGGLGVDVQFGHRVVIASNWIRADCGILTCEAYNLKVFSNNFCILQAFVSAYDGEIIHNNFFTNQTKGCNGKPPIECASSQFCDTIFYNASKKEGNYWQNWDGKNWGTPEAYPIPTSAYDLYPLSNPLKNATPFIELPMKIRSGESIFGKIWICDENGKGIHDFYVEITIQLPDGTPIFYRHLLTDGNGSAEFKLQLPKEIEKHRICVVISGTKSEYLDVYSEEFSFIVSNDESNNIFTNNIFFIVEIVAVILPSATVIVGVRWLRKKRRKMDGTKKI from the coding sequence ATGCTCTCAAAAATAAGAATATTTGGGATTGGAATAGTGCTTTTTGCAATATTCTGGGGATTTGTTGCAATGCCGACAGTTAGTGCATCGCCAGGAGAGACCTCACGAATTAAAATATCAGAATTGCGACCTCATTCTCCAATCACTATTGAAAAAGATTCAGATTTCAATTTTGCGAATGGTGTTGTGAGTGGTAGTGGGACAGAGTGGGATCCTTATATCATAGAAGGTTGGGAAATTTTTGGTAGTGATGACCCTCAAAATTATGATACAGCAATTCAGATATTACCCACAAAGAAGTATTTTTTAATTCGAAATTGTGTAATACATTTTGGGTATATTGGGATTCGTCTGGGTTCCTGTTCCCATGCTATCATTGAAAATAATACAATTATTGACACTCGCAGGTTTGGGATTGACTTGGCTGGTTGCAGCGATATTGTATGTAAAAACAACCATATCTTAAATCATAAGGGATATGCGTGTATAGAATTGGAGGTTTGGCATGGAAATAATGGTAACATACCTTGTGAGGATGTAAGAATCTTCTCAAATATTTTTGAGGGTGGGCTGGGAGTTGATGTTCAATTTGGACACAGGGTAGTTATCGCCTCAAACTGGATTCGTGCTGATTGTGGAATCCTTACATGCGAGGCATACAATCTGAAGGTTTTTTCTAACAATTTTTGTATTTTACAGGCATTTGTTAGTGCTTACGATGGAGAAATAATTCATAACAACTTTTTCACAAACCAAACAAAAGGTTGTAACGGAAAACCACCTATTGAATGTGCCAGTTCACAATTTTGCGATACAATTTTTTATAATGCAAGCAAAAAAGAAGGCAATTACTGGCAAAACTGGGATGGAAAAAACTGGGGAACGCCAGAGGCATACCCTATACCTACTAGCGCTTATGACCTTTATCCATTAAGTAACCCTTTAAAAAACGCAACACCATTTATTGAACTCCCAATGAAAATTCGGTCAGGAGAGAGCATTTTCGGAAAAATCTGGATTTGTGACGAAAATGGAAAAGGTATTCATGACTTCTATGTTGAAATCACCATACAACTGCCTGATGGTACACCTATATTTTATAGGCATCTTCTTACGGATGGAAATGGTAGCGCAGAGTTTAAGCTTCAACTTCCAAAGGAGATTGAAAAGCATAGGATTTGCGTGGTAATTTCTGGGACTAAAAGTGAATATTTAGATGTATATTCTGAGGAATTCTCATTCATAGTGAGTAATGACGAATCAAATAATATTTTCACAAATAATATTTTCTTTATAGTTGAAATTGTTGCTGTCATTCTGCCATCTGCAACAGTAATAGTAGGTGTCAGGTGGTTACGAAAAAAGAGAAGAAAAATGGATGGAACCAAGAAGATTTAA
- the ftsZ gene encoding cell division protein FtsZ yields the protein MKSFIEEALAKTGANATPDPRQFSDEIVDEELREMLEKMKINVKIVGVGGGGCNTVTRLSEEGIYGAESVAMNTDAQHLLITKSQRKILLGRRITKGLGAGALPEVGEEAARESEDELKKLFDGAHLVFITCGLGGGTGTGAIPVVAKIAKELGALVVAFVTLPFHGEGMMRMENAEAGLEKLKRSADAVVVIPNDKLLEVVPRLPLNTAFKVIDEILAHAIKGTTEMITKPGLVNLDYNDLKTVLKDSGLALMGMGESANVGDARALEAITKALHSPFLDVGIDGAKGAMIHVEGGEDMTLAEAEKIAEEVQARASPTARIIWGARVNPEMEHVLRATVIATGVEEKKFREVVKGKKVAKAPPGIETVR from the coding sequence ATGAAGTCGTTTATTGAAGAGGCGCTGGCAAAAACTGGTGCTAATGCAACCCCAGACCCAAGGCAGTTTTCAGATGAGATTGTGGATGAAGAACTGCGAGAGATGCTTGAAAAAATGAAAATTAATGTGAAAATTGTGGGTGTGGGTGGTGGTGGCTGCAACACTGTCACAAGGCTTTCGGAGGAGGGAATTTACGGCGCTGAATCTGTGGCCATGAACACGGACGCTCAGCATCTTCTCATCACCAAGAGCCAGCGAAAAATTCTGCTCGGAAGGCGCATCACAAAGGGGCTTGGAGCTGGTGCTCTTCCAGAGGTGGGAGAAGAGGCAGCAAGGGAGAGCGAAGATGAACTAAAGAAACTGTTTGATGGAGCCCATCTGGTTTTCATCACATGTGGGCTTGGTGGAGGCACAGGCACAGGTGCAATTCCAGTTGTTGCCAAAATTGCAAAAGAACTTGGTGCCCTTGTAGTTGCTTTCGTTACCCTTCCCTTCCATGGAGAGGGCATGATGCGAATGGAGAATGCGGAGGCAGGGCTTGAGAAACTGAAGAGAAGCGCAGATGCCGTGGTCGTGATTCCGAACGACAAGCTGCTGGAGGTTGTTCCACGTCTTCCGCTCAACACTGCCTTTAAAGTCATAGACGAAATTCTTGCCCATGCAATAAAGGGAACAACTGAAATGATTACAAAGCCAGGGCTTGTGAATCTCGATTACAACGACTTAAAGACAGTGCTGAAGGATTCTGGACTTGCATTAATGGGAATGGGAGAGTCGGCAAATGTGGGAGATGCTAGGGCATTGGAAGCCATAACAAAGGCATTACATTCACCTTTCCTGGATGTTGGTATTGATGGTGCCAAAGGTGCAATGATTCATGTCGAAGGCGGAGAAGACATGACACTGGCTGAGGCAGAGAAAATTGCCGAGGAAGTTCAGGCGAGGGCGAGTCCAACAGCAAGAATAATCTGGGGTGCAAGAGTAAATCCTGAGATGGAACATGTGCTCAGAGCCACTGTTATTGCCACTGGTGTTGAGGAGAAAAAGTTCAGAGAGGTTGTTAAGGGAAAGAAGGTGGCAAAGGCACCACCTGGAATTGAGACAGTGAGGTAA
- a CDS encoding tetratricopeptide repeat protein → MARVEEIAKAVKSVALYHKKDIQNAEELLKSADSSNPDTWIYRGNLRFENGDFDGAISCYNEALKLSPENVAAMYNKANALLQIGRNEEALKILEKLVKQNPDIEEIWNNLGNIYARRGKIEEAVEAYTRAIDLNPDYTVARYNLGMVLAQKGEYAGAINQFIYVLEREAMVEAYCAKASCEYAIHDFQEALETINKAISLDSKNVDAWLLRAAILAELEQTEDAFSTLKECMKINPDRPEIYLATAKLAVKHNRLKTAEEFLKEAVERNSDHVEAWELLADVEFQLEKYDAAIYAAERAISIPESREHRWYLVYLLGSSYFEKKEFIDARRYFESCIEENPGFAEAYVKLGFTLIETGKREEGLQLLEKAMEMKPDDWHVQYLVAKGKFEIGEVEEASQILDKLLEKTADSAALLLMGRILVLKGDLEEAILMFEKAIDKNPANFEAWYYKGRTLFEKKEIEKASAALELALQINPWHYNSLYYLALSYEEQQNYSKAAECYEEILKISPRDYQALFNLGKVYSGMEKWVEAQNALKKGLEVKATYECALLLGIVYEKQQKLEEAIDYLEKAIEINPYGDEAYYEGGKTYIEKKEFKKALEMLEMAVKLTPKNEYLKQLGIAYHHSGNFPKALAIFEKLDDIEARVYAAECALELGEEERALTYLQSLPADTGIFNAWMLKGRCEEKLGKLEEALYSYSKAIELSPDVVDGWQAKGNVLLRLGRDAEALECYQHVIAKEEREEYLIRVAEIHIHLEAFEKALDLLDRAEKLPNVKKETLLWLKGLAYLGLEEFEKAKEMFESLIASEEKPEYHLKLALAYKGLAEYKKAVEHFEQYLEAKPDDIDAWRQLSEFYYAIGETERCLAALDKCIALNPEMYAAWYNKGTVLLMLKRFEDAEKVLLKAAELMSNDARVWNNLGTVYLGMERYPEAVKAFESAIAVELGNSEAWYNKGVALMREGKHVEAIECFDRAVSINPEYIDAIFIKGSAYFEMGEWQKAAEVLSQFLEQKPEHFEALLLRGKSYQKLEKFSEAKRDFVKAISIEPAQFEPYKLAALVSSMLLDWEEMEKYASVAVERNAEDAESWYLKAVAALNLGQIKAAIKFCEYAEELDKKMIDAFFIESIGKLLGNDRKGAIEAIEKCVLANPESGRAALMLASAYARFGERDEALKWFKNAILIDKSDRTIYFIAKSLYEFEKYQECIELLERLKTLNSLSNYLLGLAYNEVGEKQKAIHHLEKSADEFLPGKLMLAKVYYDIENYTEALKVLEGIETDEANKLRGWIYGKLGIWERAIEELANLARTRVLDGESAYVLALACFSLNRIVEAKEYLEIAKASIPSAAENWLLMAKLKMLEAEMMNSNELRSEAVGLFKRALSLNPNSLDIVFELARNLFVLGREKEALEYAMTIAKSPDLRHVLLAAKIFEKNGRQEEALANYKLVAEKSANLESLEGCARCSLSLGDYKETMEYGEKCLARNEKSSALLAVAIAKLALGTKDAVEITEKAIKNGYVDENLLLGYGKLLLENNEVEKLVELYTQHEEKLRSAKAGAIWAEGYMRNGEYQKALKIVDKYLLQKEDAALLKMRGEILERMGDINEAIVHYERAYQLEPNDVEICLHLARIHLSRGNKAKAREFAEQAVAINRESCNAWYLLALSREGEEKIECLEKAMKLGGGREVLLEYGRTLLGKGDVGGAASCVEKLLSMGEEDEILLLAARIKLASGKIDDARNLLNRVEKESRDRQVLEVEIRMLAGDYENAVKVYEKLLDGEKKLEYLVGLARAYKGLGNYEKAGEFYGQALELNPANEELWEELAAVQFSRKMFEKLKKTLENYIKLNPQEYQPYYNLGLLMLSDGDLKGAEDAIRKSLAIEKENEKGWNALGNVYLQKGDLDRAKDYFEKAVVINPEYWRGWYNLSLVYAKKKDIGQALATVTNAEKIAPDNLEVGLLKGTLLLSQKKIREGERVFEKLYARHPQNEKVIFNYGVAKMLSGKLEEALSLFEKAIERKKDYVEAWMNKGIIHYQRKDFRNAGIAFETVLSYDRNNRIAKKYLEEIEGK, encoded by the coding sequence ATGGCTAGAGTGGAAGAGATTGCAAAGGCAGTAAAATCTGTAGCACTATATCATAAAAAAGATATCCAGAACGCAGAGGAACTTCTGAAGAGTGCTGACAGTTCAAATCCTGATACATGGATTTACAGAGGAAATTTGAGATTTGAGAATGGGGATTTTGATGGTGCAATTAGCTGTTACAACGAGGCATTGAAACTTTCTCCTGAAAATGTAGCTGCTATGTATAACAAGGCAAATGCCCTCTTGCAAATCGGCAGAAATGAAGAAGCTCTGAAGATTCTTGAAAAACTTGTAAAACAGAACCCAGACATTGAAGAAATCTGGAACAATCTAGGTAATATCTATGCAAGGCGCGGAAAAATTGAGGAGGCAGTAGAAGCATACACTAGGGCCATTGACCTAAACCCAGATTATACTGTTGCGAGATACAACTTGGGAATGGTACTTGCTCAAAAAGGGGAATATGCTGGAGCCATAAACCAGTTTATCTATGTGCTAGAACGGGAGGCAATGGTCGAGGCATACTGTGCTAAAGCGTCATGTGAATATGCAATTCATGATTTCCAAGAGGCACTAGAGACAATAAACAAGGCGATTTCGCTAGATTCAAAAAATGTTGATGCATGGCTGTTGAGAGCCGCAATTCTGGCAGAACTTGAGCAAACAGAAGACGCGTTCAGCACTTTGAAGGAGTGCATGAAAATCAATCCAGATAGACCAGAAATTTATTTAGCTACAGCAAAACTTGCAGTGAAGCACAATCGTCTTAAGACAGCAGAAGAATTTTTGAAGGAGGCTGTGGAGCGCAATTCTGACCATGTGGAGGCATGGGAACTGCTGGCGGATGTAGAATTCCAACTGGAGAAGTATGATGCAGCGATTTATGCTGCAGAACGGGCAATTTCCATTCCGGAAAGTCGTGAACATCGGTGGTATTTGGTATATCTTTTAGGTTCTTCCTACTTTGAAAAGAAGGAGTTTATAGATGCAAGGCGGTATTTTGAGAGTTGCATCGAAGAGAATCCAGGTTTTGCTGAAGCTTATGTAAAGCTAGGTTTTACTCTGATTGAAACAGGAAAAAGAGAGGAAGGATTGCAACTTTTAGAGAAGGCAATGGAGATGAAACCAGACGACTGGCATGTACAATATCTGGTTGCCAAGGGGAAATTTGAAATAGGAGAGGTTGAAGAAGCCAGTCAGATTCTAGATAAATTACTTGAAAAAACTGCAGATTCCGCTGCTCTTTTGCTTATGGGGCGAATTCTAGTATTGAAGGGAGACCTTGAAGAGGCAATCCTGATGTTCGAGAAAGCAATAGATAAGAATCCTGCAAATTTTGAGGCATGGTATTACAAGGGCAGGACTTTGTTTGAGAAAAAAGAGATAGAGAAGGCATCTGCCGCACTAGAGCTTGCCCTCCAGATTAATCCATGGCATTACAATTCTCTTTATTATCTCGCCCTTTCATATGAAGAACAACAGAATTATTCGAAGGCCGCAGAATGCTATGAAGAAATCTTGAAGATAAGTCCAAGGGACTACCAGGCACTGTTTAATCTTGGGAAAGTGTATTCTGGCATGGAAAAATGGGTGGAGGCACAGAACGCGTTGAAGAAAGGTTTAGAAGTAAAGGCCACTTATGAATGTGCTTTGCTGCTGGGTATTGTCTATGAAAAACAACAAAAATTGGAGGAAGCAATAGATTATCTTGAAAAGGCAATAGAAATAAATCCATATGGAGATGAGGCATATTATGAAGGAGGCAAAACCTACATTGAGAAAAAGGAGTTCAAGAAAGCATTAGAAATGCTTGAAATGGCAGTAAAACTTACACCAAAAAATGAATACCTGAAGCAGCTTGGAATTGCTTATCATCATTCTGGTAACTTTCCGAAGGCGTTGGCTATTTTTGAAAAGCTAGATGATATAGAAGCAAGGGTTTATGCTGCAGAATGTGCACTTGAGCTTGGAGAAGAGGAAAGAGCGTTGACATATTTACAATCACTTCCAGCGGACACAGGAATATTCAATGCCTGGATGCTTAAGGGAAGATGTGAGGAGAAACTTGGGAAACTAGAGGAAGCGCTCTATTCATATAGCAAGGCGATTGAGCTATCCCCAGATGTGGTCGATGGCTGGCAAGCAAAGGGAAATGTCCTTCTGAGGTTGGGAAGGGATGCAGAGGCACTGGAATGTTATCAGCATGTAATTGCGAAGGAGGAGCGAGAGGAGTATTTGATAAGAGTTGCAGAAATTCATATTCATCTGGAGGCGTTTGAAAAAGCATTGGATCTGTTGGACAGAGCTGAGAAATTACCCAATGTGAAAAAGGAAACATTGCTCTGGCTCAAGGGACTTGCCTATCTTGGACTGGAGGAATTTGAGAAAGCAAAAGAGATGTTTGAGAGTTTAATAGCGAGCGAGGAAAAGCCAGAATATCATCTTAAACTTGCCTTAGCTTACAAGGGTTTGGCTGAATATAAAAAGGCCGTGGAACATTTTGAGCAATATCTGGAGGCAAAACCGGATGACATTGATGCCTGGAGGCAGCTCTCTGAATTCTATTATGCAATTGGGGAAACGGAGAGGTGCTTAGCAGCACTGGATAAGTGCATCGCGTTAAATCCAGAAATGTATGCGGCATGGTATAACAAAGGGACTGTTCTCTTGATGCTGAAGAGGTTTGAGGATGCGGAGAAGGTATTGCTGAAAGCTGCAGAATTGATGTCCAATGATGCCAGAGTGTGGAATAATTTAGGCACGGTCTATCTTGGAATGGAGAGGTATCCGGAGGCTGTGAAGGCATTCGAATCTGCTATCGCTGTAGAACTTGGAAATTCGGAAGCATGGTACAACAAAGGTGTAGCATTGATGAGAGAAGGAAAACATGTAGAGGCAATTGAATGCTTTGATAGGGCTGTTTCCATAAATCCAGAGTACATAGACGCAATCTTCATCAAGGGGAGTGCATACTTTGAGATGGGAGAGTGGCAGAAGGCAGCGGAGGTCCTTAGCCAGTTCCTCGAACAGAAACCAGAACATTTTGAAGCATTACTTTTGCGTGGTAAATCATACCAGAAACTCGAGAAGTTCAGCGAAGCGAAGAGAGATTTTGTGAAAGCCATTTCAATAGAGCCTGCTCAGTTTGAACCCTACAAGTTGGCAGCTCTGGTCTCTTCCATGCTGTTAGATTGGGAGGAGATGGAAAAGTATGCTTCCGTTGCGGTTGAAAGAAATGCAGAGGATGCGGAAAGCTGGTATCTAAAGGCAGTAGCAGCACTGAATTTAGGGCAAATAAAAGCGGCAATTAAGTTCTGTGAGTATGCAGAAGAATTGGATAAAAAGATGATTGATGCGTTCTTTATAGAGTCGATAGGAAAATTGCTAGGAAATGACAGAAAAGGGGCAATTGAAGCAATTGAAAAATGTGTACTCGCAAACCCAGAAAGTGGGAGGGCAGCCCTAATGCTGGCCTCAGCCTATGCAAGGTTTGGAGAAAGAGATGAAGCATTGAAATGGTTTAAAAATGCAATTTTGATAGATAAGAGTGATAGAACCATTTATTTCATTGCAAAGTCATTGTATGAGTTTGAAAAATATCAGGAATGCATTGAACTGCTAGAGAGATTGAAGACATTGAATTCTCTATCCAATTATCTTCTCGGGCTTGCCTACAACGAAGTCGGAGAAAAACAGAAAGCCATTCACCATTTGGAAAAATCAGCTGACGAATTCCTCCCTGGAAAATTGATGTTAGCAAAGGTCTATTACGATATTGAGAACTATACAGAGGCGTTGAAGGTACTGGAGGGTATTGAAACAGATGAAGCAAATAAGCTGAGGGGCTGGATTTATGGAAAGCTTGGAATTTGGGAAAGGGCCATTGAAGAATTGGCGAATCTAGCAAGAACGAGAGTGCTTGACGGAGAAAGCGCTTATGTATTGGCCCTTGCTTGTTTTTCACTTAATAGGATTGTGGAGGCGAAGGAATATCTAGAGATTGCAAAGGCGTCAATTCCCAGTGCAGCTGAGAATTGGCTATTGATGGCTAAATTGAAGATGTTGGAAGCAGAGATGATGAATTCAAACGAGTTAAGATCAGAAGCAGTTGGGTTATTCAAACGAGCTTTGAGTTTGAATCCAAATTCTCTAGATATTGTTTTTGAGCTTGCTAGGAATCTATTTGTGCTTGGGCGGGAGAAGGAAGCATTGGAATATGCAATGACGATTGCAAAGAGTCCAGATCTGAGGCATGTGCTTCTTGCAGCCAAGATTTTTGAGAAGAATGGGAGGCAGGAGGAGGCATTAGCCAACTACAAGCTCGTGGCAGAAAAATCAGCTAATCTGGAGAGCTTAGAGGGTTGTGCGCGCTGTTCTCTGAGTTTGGGCGATTATAAAGAGACGATGGAGTATGGGGAGAAATGCTTAGCGAGAAATGAAAAAAGTAGTGCGTTGCTTGCAGTGGCGATCGCGAAACTAGCATTGGGTACCAAGGATGCAGTGGAAATTACGGAGAAAGCGATAAAAAATGGTTATGTGGACGAGAATCTTTTGCTGGGCTATGGGAAGCTTCTTCTTGAAAACAATGAGGTTGAAAAGTTGGTGGAACTTTACACTCAACATGAGGAAAAGTTGAGAAGTGCTAAAGCAGGCGCCATCTGGGCAGAAGGTTATATGAGGAATGGCGAGTATCAGAAAGCCCTGAAAATTGTAGATAAATATCTTTTACAGAAAGAAGACGCGGCACTGTTGAAAATGAGGGGTGAGATACTAGAGAGGATGGGAGATATAAATGAGGCAATTGTTCATTATGAAAGGGCATACCAGCTTGAACCCAATGATGTTGAAATCTGTCTACATCTTGCTAGAATTCACTTGAGTCGTGGCAATAAGGCAAAAGCAAGGGAATTTGCAGAACAAGCAGTTGCGATTAACAGAGAATCATGCAATGCCTGGTATCTGTTGGCACTTTCTAGGGAAGGGGAAGAAAAAATTGAGTGTTTGGAGAAAGCAATGAAATTGGGGGGAGGCAGAGAAGTGCTTTTAGAGTATGGGAGGACACTTCTGGGGAAAGGAGATGTGGGAGGAGCGGCATCCTGTGTTGAGAAATTGCTGAGCATGGGCGAGGAAGATGAGATACTTTTACTAGCTGCAAGGATAAAGTTAGCATCAGGTAAGATTGATGATGCTAGAAATCTGCTTAACAGGGTGGAGAAGGAATCTAGGGATAGACAGGTCCTTGAGGTGGAAATTAGGATGCTGGCAGGGGATTATGAAAATGCAGTTAAGGTCTATGAGAAACTTCTAGATGGTGAGAAAAAATTAGAGTATCTAGTGGGACTCGCGAGGGCCTACAAGGGACTTGGGAATTATGAGAAAGCAGGTGAGTTTTATGGTCAGGCGCTTGAACTTAACCCTGCAAATGAGGAGCTGTGGGAAGAGCTTGCAGCGGTCCAATTCAGCAGAAAAATGTTTGAGAAATTAAAGAAGACACTTGAAAACTACATAAAACTGAACCCTCAGGAATACCAGCCCTATTACAATCTCGGGTTGCTGATGTTGAGTGATGGGGACTTAAAGGGTGCGGAAGATGCTATAAGGAAATCGCTTGCTATTGAGAAGGAGAATGAAAAAGGATGGAACGCACTGGGTAATGTCTATCTGCAGAAAGGCGACCTTGATAGAGCAAAGGACTATTTTGAGAAGGCAGTAGTGATAAATCCTGAATACTGGCGTGGTTGGTATAATCTCTCGCTTGTTTATGCCAAAAAGAAGGACATTGGGCAGGCACTCGCAACAGTCACAAATGCTGAAAAAATTGCTCCAGATAATCTTGAGGTTGGCTTACTGAAAGGGACACTCCTCCTCAGCCAGAAGAAAATCAGGGAAGGAGAAAGAGTATTTGAGAAACTCTATGCCAGGCATCCACAGAACGAGAAAGTGATTTTCAACTACGGTGTTGCAAAGATGCTCTCTGGTAAGCTTGAAGAAGCTTTATCGCTCTTTGAGAAGGCGATCGAGCGGAAAAAGGACTATGTTGAGGCATGGATGAACAAGGGCATAATTCATTATCAGAGAAAGGACTTTAGAAATGCGGGTATTGCGTTTGAGACTGTGCTCTCCTACGATAGAAACAACAGAATTGCCAAAAAGTATCTGGAGGAGATAGAGGGGAAATAG
- the rqcH gene encoding ribosome rescue protein RqcH, which translates to MKTQLSSFDIFCTVKEIKRFAPTYLEKIYTAEDGGIIFRFSGSKDFELYVGNGFVSLPVVGKAAHPDAFIMELRKHVQGRRIDEISQVGFDRILRIGMGEYALYLEVFGEGNVVLVKEGKIIAARHYRKYGQREIGRGMEYRTPPTKLSPLDLDDQTFAEFCKKARYDVQRNLVSQLWLGGIAEEVLHRTGIDGSGEIRTLSPEQRKAILSAIREIFEETEHLKPQIVYAEGKPVDVVPIPLRTYANLTSKPFEAFLEAIAAYTAEIKNLKEYMDFERDKTEKLERARRKLETQEQELRNVEWEYEKWQRIGNFIYEHYAEFEAVLEKKATAAFVVAQDERSVECRVGEITFKIDRKLTVNENAQNAFAHAAKFREKATKLKEAIEDTKNEIEEIERLEFAQEEKTVRPVFARRKTFWFENYRWFISSDGFIVVSGYDAETNDKVVKKYLKEKDRYVHANIHGSPSTVIKSEGKEIPDTTIYEACVFTVSYSRAWSQAIGNLDAYWVKPEQVSKTPQSGEFVPKGAWIIRGTKNFVPNLKPELAMGWVEYEGEKLLMCAPESAVKKRTNDYILLVPGGEEKEVMAKQLAEFFGVKIETIQKLLPSGKTKIIKKVGEKVQ; encoded by the coding sequence ATGAAAACTCAACTTTCTTCTTTTGACATCTTTTGCACGGTAAAGGAAATAAAAAGGTTTGCACCTACATACCTTGAAAAAATTTACACAGCGGAAGATGGGGGCATAATTTTCAGGTTTTCTGGTAGCAAAGATTTTGAGTTGTATGTCGGGAACGGCTTTGTGTCGCTTCCTGTAGTTGGAAAAGCCGCTCATCCTGATGCATTCATAATGGAATTACGAAAACATGTGCAGGGGAGAAGAATAGACGAGATTTCTCAGGTGGGTTTTGATAGGATTCTAAGGATTGGAATGGGCGAATATGCACTTTACTTGGAGGTTTTTGGTGAGGGAAATGTGGTTCTAGTAAAAGAGGGCAAAATCATAGCAGCAAGGCATTATAGAAAATATGGACAGAGGGAAATTGGAAGAGGGATGGAGTATCGTACTCCTCCAACCAAGCTGTCTCCCCTGGACTTGGATGATCAGACGTTCGCTGAGTTCTGCAAGAAAGCAAGGTACGATGTTCAGAGAAACCTGGTCAGTCAGTTATGGCTAGGTGGCATTGCTGAGGAAGTGTTGCACCGCACAGGTATTGATGGAAGTGGTGAAATCAGAACACTTAGTCCAGAGCAAAGAAAAGCAATCCTAAGTGCAATACGAGAAATATTTGAAGAAACAGAACACCTGAAACCACAGATTGTTTATGCAGAAGGGAAGCCAGTGGATGTTGTGCCTATTCCTTTGCGGACCTATGCGAATTTAACGAGCAAACCATTTGAAGCATTCCTAGAGGCCATTGCGGCTTACACAGCTGAGATAAAAAATCTAAAGGAATATATGGACTTCGAAAGAGATAAAACAGAGAAGTTGGAGAGGGCAAGAAGAAAGCTGGAGACACAGGAACAGGAACTTAGGAATGTAGAGTGGGAATATGAGAAATGGCAGAGAATAGGCAATTTCATTTACGAGCATTATGCCGAATTTGAAGCGGTTTTGGAAAAGAAGGCAACAGCTGCTTTCGTAGTGGCACAGGATGAGCGTAGTGTGGAGTGTAGGGTTGGCGAGATAACTTTCAAGATAGATAGAAAACTCACGGTAAACGAGAATGCACAAAATGCATTTGCGCATGCTGCGAAATTCCGTGAAAAAGCAACGAAATTGAAGGAAGCAATTGAGGACACGAAAAACGAGATTGAAGAAATTGAGCGGCTGGAATTCGCGCAGGAGGAAAAAACAGTTAGACCTGTATTTGCAAGAAGAAAAACCTTCTGGTTTGAGAATTATAGATGGTTTATTTCTTCTGATGGCTTCATTGTGGTGAGCGGTTATGACGCCGAAACAAATGACAAGGTTGTGAAGAAGTATTTGAAGGAGAAGGACAGGTATGTGCATGCGAACATCCATGGCTCACCCAGCACAGTCATTAAGTCAGAGGGAAAAGAAATCCCAGATACCACAATTTATGAAGCATGTGTTTTTACCGTGTCTTACTCTCGTGCCTGGAGCCAGGCGATTGGAAATCTTGATGCATATTGGGTAAAGCCAGAGCAGGTGAGCAAGACGCCACAAAGTGGTGAGTTCGTGCCTAAAGGAGCATGGATAATAAGAGGAACAAAGAATTTTGTTCCTAACTTAAAACCGGAGCTTGCGATGGGGTGGGTTGAATATGAAGGAGAAAAGTTGTTGATGTGTGCGCCTGAGAGTGCGGTTAAAAAGCGAACTAACGATTACATTTTGCTTGTTCCAGGTGGGGAAGAAAAAGAGGTTATGGCTAAACAACTGGCAGAATTTTTCGGAGTTAAAATAGAGACAATTCAGAAATTGCTTCCATCTGGCAAAACAAAAATAATTAAAAAAGTTGGGGAAAAGGTTCAGTAG